The genomic stretch CTCCAGAAAAAGCCATTTTATAAAGTGGTCCCATCGGAACGGTACCACTGCGTTCAGGAGACATAGGTCCTTCTCCATCAAGCGCATTGTTAACGTCAACAACTCGACCAAAATGATGGGCAGCGACACTAATTCCACCACCAAGGTGTGCCATTACCATATTTAAGTTTTCATATTTAACATTTTTATCTTTAGCTACTTCACGTGCGATTGCCTTTTGATTTAAAGCATGAAATAGACTCGGACGTTCAATTAAAGGCATCCCTGATATTCTAGCGATATCATGCATCTCATCAACAGCTACCGGATCTACAATATACGCTGGTATATTAAGATCATCTGCAAGGTCACGAGCAATAATTCCACCTAAATTCGATGCATGCTCGCCTCGTTCTGCTAAAGTTAAGTCTTTAATCATTTCATCATTTACGATATACGTTCCACCTTCTATTGGTTTAAGAAGGCCACCTCGACCACAAACCGCATCTAACCGATTAAGATCAAACCCATTTTCTTTTACCGCTTCGATTATTAAATTTTTGCGGAATTCAAATTGAGAGGCAACATCTCTAAATACATGAATTTCTTCCGTACTATGACTGATTTTATTTTCAAAAACAACTGATTCTTCTTCAAATAATGCAATTTTAGTTGATGTTGAACCAGGATTTATAACTAATATATATTTCGCCATTTAAATCACTCCTTATTGATCCATTAGTACACTTAATGCGATTGAATATACTTTTGATTCTTTACTATCAGCACGTGATGTTAATACGATAGGAGCTTTGGCACCCATAATAATTCCAGCACTCTTTACATGTTCACATCCAAACATCCATCCCTTATACAAAGCATTTCCAACTTCTATATAAGGAACAATTAAAACATCTGCATTACCTGCAACAGGATGATTAATATTCTTAACAGCAGCCGCTTCCTCATCTAATGCAAGGTCTATAGCAAGTGGACCACATACGTCACAATTTACAATTTCACCATTTTCATTCATCTCTTGAAGCTTACGCCCTATTTCAGAAGATGGCATCTTTTGATTGACCTTCTCAATTGCACTTATACATGCTACTTTCGGACGTGTAATTTGCAATGATCTTGCAAGTGTAACAGTACTTGTTGTAATTTGCTTTAACTGTTCAACAGTAGGGGTGATATTCATTGCCCCATCACTTAAGAATAGTAGACGATTGAATTTTGGTAAATCAATGATCATAACATGACTTAGTACATTTCCAGTACGAAGTCCAAATTCCCTATCAAGTACTTTCTTAAGAATTACAGATGTATCAACTAAACCTTTCATTAAAACATCTGCATCACCAGATGAGACAGCCTTTACAGCTTTCATACATGCATCTTCTTTTGTATCACAGTGTATGACTTTATAGGCACCAAGCTTAAACCCTTCTACCTCATCTGCTACCAGTTTTATTTCATTTTGATCTCCAAACAAGATAAAGTTACACAAGTCTAAGTTACTTGCCTCGCTAATTGCCTCTAATACCTCATGGTCCTCAGGACAGGCAATTGCAACCGTTTTATTCGGTCTCGTCCCGGCTAATTTTTTTACCTCTTCTAGTGTTTTCATAAAATCCTCCTTCCGATAGAAAACGCTTCCAAGACTATTATACTATATTTTGTAAATAAATAAACACCTGTGAAAAAATTAATGTGAAAATTAGGATCAGAACCTAATAAAGGAACAACCATTTATGTTGTTCCAATTATTTTTTAATCTTCAACTAATAGGTTTGATACCGTGTAGTAACTGTGAAGTCCTGATATTATATTTCCTTTTCCAACACGCGTATAAAGACCTGCTAATTTCTCATTATACATAAATAGGCCGATAATATGTCTAAATTCATTCACCTCAAAGTTAGCGTCGTCTTTAAATTCGACGAACTTTCTAGTATATGGAACAACGAATTCCTGATAGAGATACTCGTTACCAAAGCATTCTTCTAACTGTGTCTTCCAGGCATCTTTAGTAAAGTCACGTCCTACATATACACCCTTAGATGCGTATAAATCTTTAGGTTTGATGATGTAATGGTCTTTATTTTCGAGGACTTCATTAAATACTTCTTTATTACCCTTAAATTCCTGCGTAAATGGAATATGGTTTTTAATATAACGTTGTTCATCTTGACTTAAATACTGAAGAGTATCCTCGTCGTGTAAGATCTTAAAAATAATCTTATTATGCATGATTTGAGATTTAAGAGGGCCTATTACACAAACAGATTGATCAATGTATGCTTGAATAAAATCCTTTATTTCATCATGTCGCTCAATTAATTCACGTGTTACGATCCGTCTATACACTAGATCGATTTTTAAATCATTATAATAGAGATTATCGCCATCATAGCTTAGTTCCCTTGGATCTGCAATGACTGCATTATAACCATGCTTCTCATAAGCTTTTTTAAACTGCTTAAATTCTACTGGAGTACCGCTCCCCTTAAAGTCAACTATGGCAACATTAGGTTTTTTAACAACCTTATTAAACTGGTTATAAATAGTTATGCTTTCTGTTACCCACTGTTCTATCAATTCAAAATAATGAATACTAAATCGATCCTTAAGTTCTAACATTGGTTTTGTTTCAAGTAGAATACGTGAGATTGCATTATCTTCATTCATCGCAGAGGAACCATCTGTATTTAACTCACAAAATTTAAAATGTTCTAAGTCCTTATAAAATATATCGAAACGACCGATTGGGACGTTAGCTTGATAGCCATGGTCAGCTAAGATTAATTTTTCTAGTAGTTCAGAATATCCAAACTTTTTTCTAAACGTTGAATCAGTTAAGTAGCGTTTTACAATTTTATTTGTGATCGACATTAACGTTTGACCTATGTGTTTAAAATTGTTCAAGTCTTCATTCGTATAGAACATTGGTTGATATAGAAATGGGACAGGCTTTCCTTTATAAACTGCACTTGAGCGTTTAACGTTTTCTAATGTTTTTAGATAATCCTCATAATAAGTCTTTGGATTTTTTTTAATGACACTGACATACTCTTCTGTTATTTGTTCTGCATTCATTACGTTCACCTCTAGTTTGATTCGTATTAGTCACTATACAAAAACTTAGTGCATCAATTTTGTTCATCCCCATTTGAAGACGTTCTTTAGTTATAGTTGATGGTGTTTTACATTGCATTAATATATCTTGCAAAGGCATTAGATACCCTACCTCATCTGATTCTAGACCATCTAAAGCCAACTTTAATAACCAGTTTGCAATCTCAATGATTGGTTTACCATGATATCGCGTATGAATTCCATGATCGATAATTTCTTGTTTAGCATCCGTTATAGCATCAGTAGTAATTCCCTGAATAAAGTCATACACCTTATTCAGATTCGTCTTATTATAAATTATCCCTTTTAATAATGCTAATGCTGAAAAGTTCAATGGGTAAGGAAGGGAATCAATCATACGTATTTCGATGAACTTTTTAGTTCTCACATCTGGAAAACTCATTGTCAAGATGTGCTCAAGATCTTCGGTATTGTACTGGTTTGGATTAAATAAATCACGATAGGTTGAATCTTTTACATCCTGAATGATGTCCCCTTTTGGAATGAAAATAGGAGAACGTGTCAAAATGTACTGTGAGTATGAATCATAGTTAAATTCAGCGCTTAATGCCCCATCCACGATCCCACAGCGGTCTAAATCACAATTACTCCAAATATTGGTTCTTAAACTATGTTTTTGATATACTTCGCCTTCAAATATTGGAGAATTATCAAATATTGCGTATAAAACAGGCGATAATGCATTAGAAACCTTGAATTTTTTTATATAATCCTTTTCAGACTCATAGTCAAACGAATATTGAACCGATGCCGTTCCCTTCATCATATTATGCGCTAAAGAGCCACAGGATTTAAAATATTCAAACATATAATCATAACGTTTTTTAGGAATCATTTTAATATCAGAAATTGTACTTTGAGGCTGATAGCCACAAGCAATTAACGCTTGATTATTTTGTTCTAATAAAGGAATTAGGTCATCTAAGAACGAAAGATACTGTGCTTCAATCTCTTTAATTTCCGGTAAAGGACCAATACTGATTTCAAACTGACACCCGGGCTCTAGTGTCACACAAATATAGTCTTTAATAAGTCCTAGTATATGTTCCCCTTCATAGCTACCTTTATATCCTTTAAGTGTGAGTTTTTTCAACGTGTCATGAACTCCATTTTTACCATAATAACTGATCGTTTTTAAAGTGTTTTTATCAATAATGAAATACTCAAACTCAACACCAATTTTCACATTATTATGTTTTTTTTCATTCTGTCTAAAATAATTTGATATCTCATTAATCTGCTCTGTATAGTTCATAAGGCCCCTTTCTTGACCATATTGTTTAAAATGATCGTTTTACTTATTAAGGTTATTATTTATTTACAAGAATTACCGAACACTCTAATTATTCCCATAAAATTATAAACGTATTATAACATAGTAAAGTGTATGAAAACAAATAATAGGACTTTTATTAACTAAAAAAAATTGAGTCAATCTTTCATAATCGTGAATAATTATGTACTAATGATACCCTTTATTCTTTTGAACTATAAAAAATATGTTCTAACTCAAAAGTTCCTTCGTTAATTGTCATTTTTCCAAATGAAAATTTTTCTTGACGTCTTTTATCAGTTGCAGAACCTGGGTTAAACATAACAATAGTGTCTACTTTTTTTACAACAGGTATGTGTGAATGACCATATATAATCACATCTACTTGATCAACATCAAACAGTTCTAGTGCCCGTTTCTGAGTTGTTTTCGTTTTACCATGACCATGTGTGAGTCCAATACGCACACCCTCTATTTCAAAAATCGTCCTTAAAGGCAACTCCTGTCTTAATTGCTCTTCATCGACATTTCCATATACCGCGTAAACCCCTGCATATTGTTTAAATTTATTATGCATCTCCTTTGTTTGAATATCACCTGCATGAATAATTAAATCCACACCCTCTAGTAGTACTTTTTCTAACTTGGATGGTATGTTTTTAGCCCGTTTTGGCATGTGGGTATCTGCTATGATTAAGAGCGTCTTCATCAAATGACATTCCTTTCTTTATAGGTAGTGATTGGTAGTGATTGGTAGTGATTCAAATGTCTATTAGTTTTGTCTAAATTAGTTTATGTTAAATTAAACTATTCAATGATAAATTAATAAATCATTGATAAAGAATTTGGCAATATATTGATCTTATTAAATCTTATTAAATATAGTAGTAGTAAAGCAAGTAAAAAGAAAAGACTAACCAAACGGAACTCCGAAATGTGGTTAGTCTTTTGTATTCTATGTCTAATTTCGTTTTCGGTTTACAGCCTTTGTTCCTCCAACTCCACCACTTGTAATTCCGATGAAGAATCCTAAATCAAAAAGCCAGCCCGAAATTCCAGAAAAGGAGTTATAATAAAAGTTAACTTTTCCAAATATTAATTGGAGAAACAAAGTAAATGGTGCAACTAGTCCATGGAACCATCCATAGTAAAATCCTTTAGCTATATCCCAGTATAAAATGCTGAGAATGACTATTGCAACTGCTAATAGAAAACCAAAACAACCTAGTTTTTTCATTTAATCACCTCTTAATTATTTTATTTAGAATAAGACAATTGCTATTCTTTTGTCCTTTTATTTATTTAAAATTGTGGTGCTCTACGACATTTAGTCGCTTGTTCAAATGTATAAGCAACATAAATTAATAGGGGTTCGCTGTATGCTGAACCAGTAAACGTAATTCCCACTGGTTCCCCTGCTTTTGTATACCCACATGGTACGGTAATTGAAGGATATCCTGCTTTTGCAGGGAGCATGGCACCATAATTGTTTGGAGAGACTATTATGTCTAAGTTTTCATCTTTAAACAATTGGTCGATACCAGCAGCCTTAGAGAAATAAATGTCTTGTTCTAATGAGTTTAAGTATTCAGAGTCTGTTAATCGTCCACTTGTCTTTTCTGAATCAATTAATAATGATTGTCCATACTTTAAGGTCCGGTCTTCATGCATCCAGTTAAAATCAATTACATCTTTTAAAGTACGCACCTCAACTTGAGAATCTAAATTTGATAGATATGCATTTAAGTTCGTTTTAAATTCATATAACATAACGTTAATATCCCATTTCTCACCCATGCTAGGAACCTTAACATCATGTTTTATCTGTACACCTGTTTCTTTAAGTGACTCAATAGCATTTTTAATAATCGTTTGTTTTTCTTCATCCAAGTATTCAATTATTTTGTCCTGAATTCCAATGTTGATTTCATTTAGTCTGACCCAACCTCCATTTATACAATCCGTATAATCAATATCGTGATCAACACAAGAGAGTGTAATTGGATCCTTTTCATCTGCACTAGACAATACATTTAGTAGTAATGCAGCATCTTTAACTGTTCTAGCCATCGGTCCTGCAGTGTCTTGAGAATGGGATATTGGAATAATACCTGTACGACTAACTAAACCAACAGTTGGCTTAATTCCTACTAATGAATTTTGACTCGATGGGCTTAATATTGACCCCGATGTTTCAGTACCAATCCCAATTGTCGCAAGATTCGCTGCAATGGCAGCACCTGTTCCTGCACTCGATCCGCCAACATCAAACGTTCCTGGACCATATGGATTTAGTACCTGTCCCCCTCGAGAACTATATCCATTCTTCATTCCTACTGTCATGAAGTTTGCCCACTCTGTAAGATTTGTTTTTCCAAGTATTATTGCTCCTGCTTCCCTTAACTGCTTTACAATATGAGCATCTTTAGGCGCGATTGATTCTTTGAGTGCTAAAGATCCTGCTGATGTATGCATCTTATCATGTGTATCAATATTATCTTTGATAACCACTGGTATTCCATGGAGTGGTCCACGGACACCTTTTAGTTCACGTTCTTGATCGAGTCTTCGTGCAATATGAAGTGCCTCAGGGTTTACCTCTAATATTGAGTTCAGTTTTGGTCCACTTTGATCAATCTTCGCAATACGATGTAGATACATTCTTACAAGTTCACTTGAAGTTAAGTCACCACTTGTTAACTTAGCTTGTATTTCGTCTACTGTAGCTTCAATCAACCAAGATTCAAGTACTATTAATTTTGGATCATTCATACTTTATCTCTCCCCATCTAAATTGTTACTATATATTTTAATTATTATATCATTTAATTCTATTATTTGCCAGTCTTATGAAATTAAAACAAGGCACCGTAGAAGGACACCTTGTCTTAGTATATCTATATTCATGTTACATGCTTCTCGATGCAATTATATTCACATCTGAATTAAG from Haloplasma contractile SSD-17B encodes the following:
- the buk gene encoding butyrate kinase — translated: MAKYILVINPGSTSTKIALFEEESVVFENKISHSTEEIHVFRDVASQFEFRKNLIIEAVKENGFDLNRLDAVCGRGGLLKPIEGGTYIVNDEMIKDLTLAERGEHASNLGGIIARDLADDLNIPAYIVDPVAVDEMHDIARISGMPLIERPSLFHALNQKAIAREVAKDKNVKYENLNMVMAHLGGGISVAAHHFGRVVDVNNALDGEGPMSPERSGTVPMGPLYKMAFSGDYTLDEIKKMNYGKGGLVAYLGTNDAREIVERIENGDEKAKLYYDAMAYQIAKEIGAYATVLKGKLDCIVLTGGLAHEKYLVSRIKERIEFISEVLVYPGENELLSLAQGALRVLKGEEEPKTY
- a CDS encoding phosphate acyltransferase — encoded protein: MKTLEEVKKLAGTRPNKTVAIACPEDHEVLEAISEASNLDLCNFILFGDQNEIKLVADEVEGFKLGAYKVIHCDTKEDACMKAVKAVSSGDADVLMKGLVDTSVILKKVLDREFGLRTGNVLSHVMIIDLPKFNRLLFLSDGAMNITPTVEQLKQITTSTVTLARSLQITRPKVACISAIEKVNQKMPSSEIGRKLQEMNENGEIVNCDVCGPLAIDLALDEEAAAVKNINHPVAGNADVLIVPYIEVGNALYKGWMFGCEHVKSAGIIMGAKAPIVLTSRADSKESKVYSIALSVLMDQ
- a CDS encoding glutathionylspermidine synthase family protein; its protein translation is MNAEQITEEYVSVIKKNPKTYYEDYLKTLENVKRSSAVYKGKPVPFLYQPMFYTNEDLNNFKHIGQTLMSITNKIVKRYLTDSTFRKKFGYSELLEKLILADHGYQANVPIGRFDIFYKDLEHFKFCELNTDGSSAMNEDNAISRILLETKPMLELKDRFSIHYFELIEQWVTESITIYNQFNKVVKKPNVAIVDFKGSGTPVEFKQFKKAYEKHGYNAVIADPRELSYDGDNLYYNDLKIDLVYRRIVTRELIERHDEIKDFIQAYIDQSVCVIGPLKSQIMHNKIIFKILHDEDTLQYLSQDEQRYIKNHIPFTQEFKGNKEVFNEVLENKDHYIIKPKDLYASKGVYVGRDFTKDAWKTQLEECFGNEYLYQEFVVPYTRKFVEFKDDANFEVNEFRHIIGLFMYNEKLAGLYTRVGKGNIISGLHSYYTVSNLLVED
- a CDS encoding glutamate--cysteine ligase, translating into MNYTEQINEISNYFRQNEKKHNNVKIGVEFEYFIIDKNTLKTISYYGKNGVHDTLKKLTLKGYKGSYEGEHILGLIKDYICVTLEPGCQFEISIGPLPEIKEIEAQYLSFLDDLIPLLEQNNQALIACGYQPQSTISDIKMIPKKRYDYMFEYFKSCGSLAHNMMKGTASVQYSFDYESEKDYIKKFKVSNALSPVLYAIFDNSPIFEGEVYQKHSLRTNIWSNCDLDRCGIVDGALSAEFNYDSYSQYILTRSPIFIPKGDIIQDVKDSTYRDLFNPNQYNTEDLEHILTMSFPDVRTKKFIEIRMIDSLPYPLNFSALALLKGIIYNKTNLNKVYDFIQGITTDAITDAKQEIIDHGIHTRYHGKPIIEIANWLLKLALDGLESDEVGYLMPLQDILMQCKTPSTITKERLQMGMNKIDALSFCIVTNTNQTRGERNECRTNNRRVCQCH
- a CDS encoding metallophosphoesterase family protein, producing MKTLLIIADTHMPKRAKNIPSKLEKVLLEGVDLIIHAGDIQTKEMHNKFKQYAGVYAVYGNVDEEQLRQELPLRTIFEIEGVRIGLTHGHGKTKTTQKRALELFDVDQVDVIIYGHSHIPVVKKVDTIVMFNPGSATDKRRQEKFSFGKMTINEGTFELEHIFYSSKE
- a CDS encoding amidase family protein is translated as MNDPKLIVLESWLIEATVDEIQAKLTSGDLTSSELVRMYLHRIAKIDQSGPKLNSILEVNPEALHIARRLDQERELKGVRGPLHGIPVVIKDNIDTHDKMHTSAGSLALKESIAPKDAHIVKQLREAGAIILGKTNLTEWANFMTVGMKNGYSSRGGQVLNPYGPGTFDVGGSSAGTGAAIAANLATIGIGTETSGSILSPSSQNSLVGIKPTVGLVSRTGIIPISHSQDTAGPMARTVKDAALLLNVLSSADEKDPITLSCVDHDIDYTDCINGGWVRLNEINIGIQDKIIEYLDEEKQTIIKNAIESLKETGVQIKHDVKVPSMGEKWDINVMLYEFKTNLNAYLSNLDSQVEVRTLKDVIDFNWMHEDRTLKYGQSLLIDSEKTSGRLTDSEYLNSLEQDIYFSKAAGIDQLFKDENLDIIVSPNNYGAMLPAKAGYPSITVPCGYTKAGEPVGITFTGSAYSEPLLIYVAYTFEQATKCRRAPQF